The genomic segment CGTGGAAGATCAGCACGAACGGACTGCCGCCCGTCACGACCTTCTGCCACGGATACAGCGACAGCAGCACGCCGAGCGCGCCGATGTAGAAAATCAGGATCCGGTAGATCACCTGGTTCGTCGCGCGCGGGATGCTGTGCGACGGATCGTCCGCCTCCGCGGCCGTGATGCCGACGAGTTCGAGGCCGCCGAACGAGAACATGATGACCGCCATCGCCATCGCGAGGCCGCCGATGCCGTTCGGGAAGAAGCCGCCGTGCCGCCACAGGTTCGCGACGCCGGCATCCGGGCCCGCATGCCCCGACAGCAGCAGGTAGCCGCCGAAGCCGATCATCCCGACGATCGCGGCGACCTTGATGATCGAGAACCAGAACTCGGTCTCGCCGTACGACTTGACGCTCGCGAGGTTGACCGCGTTGATCGCGACGAAGAACACGAGCGCGGAGATCCAGGTCGGCACGCCCGGCCACCAGTACTGGACGTAGATGCCGACCGCGGACAGCTCGGCCATGCTGACGAGCACGTACAGCACCCAGTAGTTCCAGCCGGACAGGAAGCCCGTGAAGTGCCCGCAGTATTTGTTCGCGAAATAGCTGAACGAGCCGGCGACGGGCTCGTCGACGACCATCTCGCCCAATTGCCGCATGATGAAGAACGCGACGACGCCGGCGAGCGCATAGCCGAGCAGCACCGACGGCCCCGCCATCCGGATCGTCTGAGCAATGCCGAGGAAAAGCCCCGTGCCGATCGCGCCGCCGAGCGCGATCAACTGGATGTGGCGATTCTTCAGCCCCCGCTTGAGGCCGTCGTTGTCCTGATCTGAAACCATGTCTTCTCCGTCTCGTCCGCCCTTTTTGGAGGCGGCGCGCCTTCGGGCTGGCCCGGGCGCCGTGTACTTGTTCCGGCCGCCGGCGCGGATGTCGCGGCGGGCGGCCGGGCTGGGGATGTCGAGTTCCTGCGCGGCGTGCATCGTCTTCGCGTGGAGCGGGAAGCACAGCCCTCCGCTCCTGCCTGCACGCTCCGAGTTTTTATTGATCCCGCGCAAAAAATCGGGGCTCAGTTTATCGCCGGCAGGATGAAATGGGGTTTCGTAAGCCCTTCATGCAAACCCTACATTATGAGATAAAATTGCACACGGGAGACAATCAAGGAAACAAAAATGCAAGAACCGCTTCTTGATCGCATCGATCGCCATCTGCTCGAGATCCTGCAGGAAAATGGCCGCATCTCCAATCTGGAGCTTGCCAAGGCCGTCGGGCTGTCGCCCGCGCAGACGCTGCGGCGCCACCGGCGCCTCGAGGAGATCGGCGCAATCAAGCGCTACGAGACCCGGCTCGACGCCGACACGCTCGGCTTCGGCGTGACCGCGTTCGTCCAGGTGACGATGGAACGCGGGCACATCCGCGATCTGTCGACATTCCAGAAGCTCGTCTCCGAGCTCGCGCAAATCCAGGAGTGCTTTTCGGTCACGGGCGACATCGACTACGTGCTGAAGGTCGTCGCCGCGGATCTGAAGGGCCTGTCGACGTTCCTGCTCGACACGCTGATGCGCATCCCCGGCGTGAGCGGCGTGCATTCGAGCGTGTGCCTCGACGAGATCAAGTGCACGAGCGCGATGCCGCTGTAGCGGCGAGAAGTGGCGAGCAAGACTCGCCCGCCGCGCATCATGCGACGTAGCCCGCGACGCTGACGAACTGGCACAGGCTGCCCGCCAGCACGAACAGGTGCCAGATGCCGTGCCCGTGGCGGATGCGCTCGTCGTTGACGAAAAAATAGATGCCGACGCTGTAGATGACGCCGCCCGCCACGAGCCAAGCCGTCCCCGCCGCGGGCAGCGCATGGACCAGCGGGCGGATCGCGACGAGCGCGAGCCAGCCCATCAGCACGTACAGCGCCATCGACACGCTGCGGGTGCGCCGCCCGAGCGTGAGCTCCTGCACGATGCCGAACGCGGCGAGCCCCCAGCTCACGCCGAACAGCGACCATCCCCACGGCCCGCGCAGCGTGACGAGCGTAAACGGCGTGTAGCTGCCCGCGATCAGCAGATAGATTGCCGAGTGATCGCACTTCTGCAGGATGGCTTTCAGGCGCGGGCCGCGCACGCTGTGATAGAGCGTCGAGATCGCGTAGAGCACGCACAGCATCGCACCGTAGACGCTGAAGCTCACCACCTTGTACGCATCGCCGTCGAGCGCGCCCATCGTCACGAGCGTGGCGAGCCCCGCCACCGACAGCACCGCGCCGACGAGATGGGAAATGCTGTTGAAACGCTCACCGACATGCACGACGCTACGCTCCACTTCGACACGGGTTGATCAAGACGAATAGCTCATATGATACCGATCCCACGGCGAAGACGGCGGCCGCTTCGTGGCCCCGGCCACGCTTGCGGGCAATTTATTCGATGCGGCTTGATCGAGCCGAACAAAATCGACCGCCGCGCGAAGGCCCGCGCGGCAATGCGAAACGAAACGGGCGGACGCCGAACCCGGCGCCCGCCCGTTTCATCGCTCGGCGAGCCGGGCGGCAAACGCCGCCCGCCCCGCTTACATCGTCACCTGATCGAGGAAGGTCTTCTTGCCCCCCTTGAAGTCGTACAGCGAAATCACGCCGTGCTTCAGGTCGCCCTTCGAATCGAAGACCGTCGTGCCGATCACGCCCGTGTAGTTCGTCTTCGGCATCGCCGCGAGAATCTTCGCCGGGTCCGTCGAGTTCGCGCGCTTCATCGCGTCGACGATGATGTACACCGCGTCATACGTGAACGGCGCGTCGAAGCGGATCGGCTGGTTGAAGCGCTTCTCGTACTTCGCCTGGAACGCCGCGCCGCCCGGCATCTTCTCGAGCGCCGCGCCCGCCTGCGAGCACACGACGTTGTCGGCCGCATTGCCGGCAAGCGCGGGCAACTGCTCGGTGCATACACCGTCGCCCGAGAAGATCTTCGCGCGCAGGCCGAGCTGCTTCGCCTGCTTCGCGAACGGGCCGCCCGTCGCGTCCATGCCGCCGTACATGATCGCGTCCGGGTTCGTGCCCTTGATCTTCGTCAGGATCGCGCGGAAATCGACCGCCTTGTCGTTCGTCGCGTCGTGCGACAGCACCTTCAGGCCGAGCGCCTTCGCCTTCTTCTCGAACTCGTTCGCGAGGCCCTGGCCGTAGGCCGTCGAATCGTCGACGACGGCGACCGTCCTGATCCCCTTTTGCTTCGCATAGTCGGCGAGCGCCGGGCCTTGCTGCGCGTCGGTCGCGACGACGCGGTAGGTCGTCTTGAAGCCTTGCTGCGTATAGGCCGGATTCGTCGCCGACGGCGAGATCTGCAGGATGCCGGCATCGCTGTAGATCTTCGACGCCGGAATCGACGTCCCCGAGTTCAGGTGGCCGATGACCGCGACGACCTTGCCGTCGACGAGCTTCTGCGCGACCTGCGTCGCGGTGCGCGGGTCGGCCGCGTCGTCCTGCGCGTCGAGCTGGAGCGTGATCTTCTGGCCGCCGATCGTGAAGCCCTTCGCGTTGATTTCCTCGACGGCGAGGCGCGCGCCGTTCTCATTGTCCTTGCCGAGGTGGGCGATGCCACCCGTCAAGGGCTCGGCGCTGCCGATCTTCACGACCTGATCGGCCAGCACATGCGCCGAGGCCGCGGCCATCACCATCGCGGCCGCGCTGATCGGCAACAGTCTGTTGGTTTTCCTTTTCACTGCAGTCTCCTTGTTGGACGGGCGTAGATCATATGATCGGATGATACCCGTTCAAAATTCGTGCAGCGAGTCTCGCGAGGAGTCCGCGCCCGCGGCTCAGGCCTTGACGTTCATCGCGATCCGCGCGGTGAACACCGTCTTGCCTTCCGAATCGGTAATCTCGACCGGCACGAGCTCGCGATCGCGGCGTAGCGGTCGGTTTCGAAGGCGTAGGCTCGACGCGCCGCATCACTGCACCGCAAGATCGAAGATCCGCGTCATCGGCGTCCATTTCATGCCGGCGGGCGTCCACGGCGTCGGCTGCTGGAACGTGCCCATCAGCGCTTCCCACTCGACGATCTTCGCGTCGGCGCGCGCGTCGGCGTCGAAACGCGCCGCGTCGAACCGCGCGTCGTCGGTTTCCATCACCATCGTCATCCGCGTGCCGAGCCGATAGATCTCCATCGCCACGACGCCATGCGCGCGAAGATGCGCGGCGACCTCCGGCCAGATCCGCTCGTGATGCGCTTCGTAGCGCGCGATCGCATCCGGGTCGTCCTTCAGGTCCAAAGCGAGGCAGTAACGCATCGCGCGCTCCGTCGTCGATCGTCGGGGAAGCCGCGTCAGGTCAGCGCGCGATCGAGATGCGTGTAGCCGCCGTCGACGAACAGCCACTGCCCCGTCGTGTGCGACGCGCGCTCGGACAGCAGGAACACCGTCGTCCACGCGATCTCGTCGGCGCTCGTCATCCGCTTGCCGAGCGGGATCTTGCACGCGATCGACTGCAGCTTCGCGTCCGGATCGTCGAACTGCGCGAGCCAGTTCGCGTAGAGCGGCGTCATCACCTCGGCGGGAACCACCGCGTTCACGCGCACGCCGTCGCCCGCGAGCGATGCCGCCCATTCCCGCGTCAACGAAAGCTGCGCGCCCTTCGATGCGCAATAGCCGCTCGTGCCGCCTTGCCCGGTGATCGCGGTCTTCGACGACACGTTGACGATCGCGCCGCGGCTCGCCTTCAGATGCGGCAGGCAATAGTGCGCCATCACGTAGTAGTGGATCAGATTGCTCGCGAGCGACGCGACGAATGCGTCGCGGCCCGCGTCGAGCCCGACGCTGTCGTTGACGCCCGCGTTGTTGACGAGCCCGTCGATCCGGCCAAGCGCCGAGATCGTCTCCTCGACGGCCTCGCGGCAGCGCGCGTCATCGGCGAGTTCGACGCGCACGAAACGCGCGCGCGGCTGCAATGCGAGCATGCGTTCGGCGAACGCCGCGTCGAGCGGGCTGCGGCCGAGCACGACCGGAATCGCGCCTTCCTCGGCCAGCGCGAGCGTGATCGCGCCGCCGATGCCCGAGCCGCCGCCCGTCACGATCACGACCTTGTCTTTCAGGTTCAGGTTCACTTGTCTGCTCCGATGTTTCGACGGGCGCCGCGCCGGATCGCCCGACGGCCAAGCGCAGCGGCCGACGCGCGACGCCCGCCCGGTCTTGCCGCGCCCCGTTCGCGTCAACCCTGCACGACCCGCTGCCGCTGCTCGCCGAGCCCCTCGATGCCGACCCTCATCACCTGCCCCGCGCGCAGATAGACGGGCGGTTTCTGGCCGAGCCCGACGCCGGGCGGCGTGCCGGTGGAGATCACGTCTCCCGGCTGCAGGCTCATGAAGCGGCTCAGGTAACTGATCAGGAACGGCACGCGGAAAATCATCGTCGCGGTCGAGCCATTCTGATAGCGATGGCCGTCGACGTCGAGCCACAGTTTCAGCCGGTGCGGGTCCGGCACTTCGTCGGCCGTCACGAGCCAGGGCCCAAGCGGGCCGAACGTGTCGCATCCCTTGCCCTTGTCCCACGTGCCGCCGCGCTCGAGCTGGTACTCGCGCTCGGACACGTCGTTGACCACGCAATAGCCGGCCACGTGCGCGAGCGCATCCGCTTGCGCGATGTGGCGCCCGCCCGTGCCGATCACGACGCCGAGCTCGACCTCCCAGTCGGTCTTCGTCGAGCCGCGCGGGATCTCGACGTCATCGTCGGGGCCGCAGATCGCGCTCGTCCATTTGCCGAAGACGACGGGCTCGCTCGGCACGTCCATGCCGGATTCGGCCGCGTGGTCCGAGTAGTTGAGCCCGATGCAGATGAACTTGCCGACGCGGCCGACGCATGCGCCGAGCCGCGGCGCGCCTTCGACGAGCGGCAGGCTCCCCGGATCGATCGCGCGCAGCCGCGCGAGCGCGTCGGGGCCAAGCGCGCTGCCCGCGACGTCGTCGATGACGCCGGACAGATCGCGAATGCGCCCCTGCGCGTCGAGCAGGCCGGGTTTTTCGTGGGACTTCGCCCCGTATCGCAACAGTTTCATGAATTCGCCAGGTAGGTGAGTGCCAATGAACGGCGCATGAACGCCGCATGCGGTCGCCGCGCGGCAGGCTTCAGTTCGACCAGCCGCCGTCGATCAGATGAATCGCGCCCGTCGTGAACGACGATTCGTCGGACGCGAGATACGCGACGAGCGCCGCGATCTCCTCCGGCTTGCCGATGCGCCCCATCGGCTGGCGCGCGACGAACGCGGCGCGCACCGCATCGATCGGCTCGCCGCGCGCGTGTGCCTGCGCGGCGATGCGTGCATCGAGCGACGGCGATTCGACAGTGCCCGGGCAGATCGCATTGCAGCGAATCCCGTGCGTGACGAAGTCGGCGGCGACGGCCTTCGTCAGGCCGATCACGGCCGCCTTCGTCGCGCCGTAGACGAACCGGTTCGGCACCCCCTTCACGCTCGACGCGGCGGACGCCATGTTGATGATCGAGCCGCGCTCGCGCGCGAGCATCGCGGGCAGGAATGCGCGGATCGTCCGGTACATCGACTTCACGTTCAGATCGAAGCCGAAGTCCCATTCGTCCTCGGTCGCGTCGAGCACCGAGCCCGCGTGGACGAAGCCCGCGCAGTTGAACAGCACGTCGACAGGGCCGATCGCACCGGCGAGCGCGCTGATCGCCGCGCCGTCGCGCACGTCGAGCACGCGCGCATCGAACGGGCCGTCGCGCAACGCATCGATGCGGATGTCGGTCGCGATCACGCGCGCGCCTTCGCGCGCGAGCCGCTCGGCCGCCGCGCGGCCGATGCCCTGCGCGGCGGCCGTGACGAGCGCCGTCTTGCCTGCCAGTCTTTCTCCCATGTTCAGCTCCCGATGAAGTGATCTCTGCCGGATGTAACATATCTGTCGATGTGTCGTCGCGCTTGCCGGTCGCGCTTGCCGTTCCCGGCCGCGTGGCGCCCGTCGCGAACGGCGCGCGAAGCGCATCGCATGCGTTCCGGGATGCGCGCCGCGCCCGCTCATAGCCGGTAGAACGCCGCGGCGTTCGCGCCGAACACCGCGTCGCACGCGCGTTCGCCGACGCGCGCGGCGGTCAGCGCGCGCGCGCTCGCATGCCAGAGCGCGTAGTCGCCGTTCAGGTCCAGCACCGGCCAGTCGCTGCCCCAGATCATCCGCGCCGCGCCGAACGCGCCGAACAGATGGTCGACGTAAGGAGCGATGGTTTCGCGGCGCCAGCCGTGCGCGGCCTCGGTCGCGAGCCCGGACAGCTTGCAGTGCACGTTCGGCAGCGCGGCGAGCGCCGCGATGCCGTCGGCCCACGGCTGCCACGCGGCGCGGCCCGCGCGGATCGGCGGCTTCGCGCCGTGATCGACGACGATCCGCAGCCGCGGAAAGCGGCGCGCGAACGTCGCGAGCGGCGCGAGATGGCGCGGCGTCACGAGCGCGTCGAACGCGAGGTCGAGCTCGACGAGCGCGTCGATCGCGGGCGCGAGCGCCGGGTTCGCGATCCACGCGGCATCGGGCAAATCCTGCAGCATCGGGCGCACGCCCTTGAACGCAGGATCGCGCGCGAGCGCGGCGAGCGTGTCGCGCGCATCGGGCGCATCGAGCGGCGCCCAGCCGACCACGCCCGCGAT from the Burkholderia humptydooensis genome contains:
- a CDS encoding L-rhamnose mutarotase, encoding MRYCLALDLKDDPDAIARYEAHHERIWPEVAAHLRAHGVVAMEIYRLGTRMTMVMETDDARFDAARFDADARADAKIVEWEALMGTFQQPTPWTPAGMKWTPMTRIFDLAVQ
- a CDS encoding Lrp/AsnC family transcriptional regulator, giving the protein MQEPLLDRIDRHLLEILQENGRISNLELAKAVGLSPAQTLRRHRRLEEIGAIKRYETRLDADTLGFGVTAFVQVTMERGHIRDLSTFQKLVSELAQIQECFSVTGDIDYVLKVVAADLKGLSTFLLDTLMRIPGVSGVHSSVCLDEIKCTSAMPL
- a CDS encoding amino acid permease; this encodes MVSDQDNDGLKRGLKNRHIQLIALGGAIGTGLFLGIAQTIRMAGPSVLLGYALAGVVAFFIMRQLGEMVVDEPVAGSFSYFANKYCGHFTGFLSGWNYWVLYVLVSMAELSAVGIYVQYWWPGVPTWISALVFFVAINAVNLASVKSYGETEFWFSIIKVAAIVGMIGFGGYLLLSGHAGPDAGVANLWRHGGFFPNGIGGLAMAMAVIMFSFGGLELVGITAAEADDPSHSIPRATNQVIYRILIFYIGALGVLLSLYPWQKVVTGGSPFVLIFHALSSDTAANVLNVVVLTAALSVYNSCVYCNSRMLYGLAQQGNAPQALARANRRGIPVAALGVSAFATALCVVINYFMPGKAFELLMGLVVSAIIINWAMISVIHLRFRQAKRAAGETTRFRSLGYPLTNYLCLVFMAAILVVMFRTPDLRLSVYLIPVWLVVLAVGYRFRQRGAGYALGDGVSAR
- a CDS encoding SDR family oxidoreductase, which gives rise to MNLNLKDKVVIVTGGGSGIGGAITLALAEEGAIPVVLGRSPLDAAFAERMLALQPRARFVRVELADDARCREAVEETISALGRIDGLVNNAGVNDSVGLDAGRDAFVASLASNLIHYYVMAHYCLPHLKASRGAIVNVSSKTAITGQGGTSGYCASKGAQLSLTREWAASLAGDGVRVNAVVPAEVMTPLYANWLAQFDDPDAKLQSIACKIPLGKRMTSADEIAWTTVFLLSERASHTTGQWLFVDGGYTHLDRALT
- a CDS encoding branched-chain amino acid ABC transporter substrate-binding protein; translation: MVMAAASAHVLADQVVKIGSAEPLTGGIAHLGKDNENGARLAVEEINAKGFTIGGQKITLQLDAQDDAADPRTATQVAQKLVDGKVVAVIGHLNSGTSIPASKIYSDAGILQISPSATNPAYTQQGFKTTYRVVATDAQQGPALADYAKQKGIRTVAVVDDSTAYGQGLANEFEKKAKALGLKVLSHDATNDKAVDFRAILTKIKGTNPDAIMYGGMDATGGPFAKQAKQLGLRAKIFSGDGVCTEQLPALAGNAADNVVCSQAGAALEKMPGGAAFQAKYEKRFNQPIRFDAPFTYDAVYIIVDAMKRANSTDPAKILAAMPKTNYTGVIGTTVFDSKGDLKHGVISLYDFKGGKKTFLDQVTM
- a CDS encoding amidohydrolase family protein gives rise to the protein MTGIIDAHQHYWDPSRGDYGWLTPALALLYRPFGPADLAPLRAAAGVARTIAVQAAPTVDETRYLLDLARCEPSIAGVVGWAPLDAPDARDTLAALARDPAFKGVRPMLQDLPDAAWIANPALAPAIDALVELDLAFDALVTPRHLAPLATFARRFPRLRIVVDHGAKPPIRAGRAAWQPWADGIAALAALPNVHCKLSGLATEAAHGWRRETIAPYVDHLFGAFGAARMIWGSDWPVLDLNGDYALWHASARALTAARVGERACDAVFGANAAAFYRL
- a CDS encoding ureidoglycolate lyase, with product MKLLRYGAKSHEKPGLLDAQGRIRDLSGVIDDVAGSALGPDALARLRAIDPGSLPLVEGAPRLGACVGRVGKFICIGLNYSDHAAESGMDVPSEPVVFGKWTSAICGPDDDVEIPRGSTKTDWEVELGVVIGTGGRHIAQADALAHVAGYCVVNDVSEREYQLERGGTWDKGKGCDTFGPLGPWLVTADEVPDPHRLKLWLDVDGHRYQNGSTATMIFRVPFLISYLSRFMSLQPGDVISTGTPPGVGLGQKPPVYLRAGQVMRVGIEGLGEQRQRVVQG
- the trhA gene encoding PAQR family membrane homeostasis protein TrhA, whose amino-acid sequence is MHVGERFNSISHLVGAVLSVAGLATLVTMGALDGDAYKVVSFSVYGAMLCVLYAISTLYHSVRGPRLKAILQKCDHSAIYLLIAGSYTPFTLVTLRGPWGWSLFGVSWGLAAFGIVQELTLGRRTRSVSMALYVLMGWLALVAIRPLVHALPAAGTAWLVAGGVIYSVGIYFFVNDERIRHGHGIWHLFVLAGSLCQFVSVAGYVA
- a CDS encoding SDR family oxidoreductase; the encoded protein is MGERLAGKTALVTAAAQGIGRAAAERLAREGARVIATDIRIDALRDGPFDARVLDVRDGAAISALAGAIGPVDVLFNCAGFVHAGSVLDATEDEWDFGFDLNVKSMYRTIRAFLPAMLARERGSIINMASAASSVKGVPNRFVYGATKAAVIGLTKAVAADFVTHGIRCNAICPGTVESPSLDARIAAQAHARGEPIDAVRAAFVARQPMGRIGKPEEIAALVAYLASDESSFTTGAIHLIDGGWSN